In Cumulibacter manganitolerans, the following proteins share a genomic window:
- a CDS encoding o-succinylbenzoate synthase, whose product MPHDVVVYAIPMRNRFRGITVREGVLWEGPAGWVEFSPFLDYDPQQCVPWLRAAQDAAEHPFPEPVRDAIPVNCTVPAVDAERAAAIVLGSGGCKTAKVKVAEPGQSLADDLDRVAAVRAALGPEGRIRIDANGGWDVDTAAAAIGAINKAAGGLEYAEQPCPTVDDLAAVRRRVSVPIAADESIRRAEDPLLVQRKDAADIAVIKVQPLGGVRATLRLAEQLTLPLVVSSALETSVGLAMSIAVAAALPKLPYAAGLNTGTLLTRDACSSRLIARDGAIAVPARRPVPDLLDDIRADDETRERWIARIADVQEVMG is encoded by the coding sequence ATGCCCCACGACGTCGTCGTCTACGCGATCCCGATGCGGAACCGGTTCCGCGGGATCACCGTGCGCGAGGGCGTGCTGTGGGAGGGCCCGGCCGGCTGGGTGGAGTTCTCGCCTTTCCTCGACTACGACCCGCAGCAGTGCGTGCCGTGGCTGCGGGCCGCCCAGGACGCCGCCGAGCACCCCTTCCCGGAGCCGGTGCGCGACGCGATCCCGGTCAACTGCACGGTGCCCGCGGTCGACGCCGAGCGCGCGGCCGCGATCGTGCTGGGCTCGGGCGGCTGCAAGACGGCGAAGGTGAAGGTCGCCGAGCCGGGACAGTCGCTTGCCGACGACCTCGACCGGGTGGCCGCCGTCCGTGCCGCACTCGGTCCCGAGGGCCGCATCCGCATCGACGCCAACGGCGGGTGGGACGTCGACACCGCCGCCGCCGCAATCGGCGCCATCAACAAGGCCGCCGGCGGGCTCGAGTACGCCGAGCAACCGTGCCCCACGGTCGACGACCTCGCCGCGGTACGCCGCCGCGTCAGCGTCCCCATCGCGGCCGACGAGTCGATCCGCCGCGCTGAGGACCCGCTGCTGGTGCAGCGCAAGGACGCCGCCGACATCGCCGTCATCAAGGTCCAGCCCCTAGGCGGAGTGCGGGCGACGCTGCGGCTCGCGGAGCAGCTGACCCTGCCGCTCGTGGTCTCCTCCGCGCTCGAGACCTCAGTCGGGCTGGCGATGTCGATCGCGGTCGCTGCGGCCCTCCCCAAGCTGCCGTACGCCGCCGGTCTGAACACCGGCACGCTGCTCACCCGCGACGCCTGCTCCAGCCGGCTGATCGCCCGCGACGGCGCGATCGCCGTGCCGGCGCGGCGTCCGGTCCCCGACCTGCTCGACGACATCCGCGCCGACGACGAGACCCGTGAACGCTGGATCGCACGTATAGCCGACGTCCAGGAGGTGATGGGGTGA